One window of Caloenas nicobarica isolate bCalNic1 chromosome 7, bCalNic1.hap1, whole genome shotgun sequence genomic DNA carries:
- the LOC135990822 gene encoding synaptotagmin-15-like isoform X1, translated as MPEQAVAVAGGIIGGIFLFVLIGITGYLLWKKFCYLLSYEKLTSPIQMTNTNGIFHNQSASEIQLKSKRFRSVPFIIPPTLRGQDWINLTNGEQVQEASDPSMIPQSGPRSSFHSLAGAYVVGTVNPDLYKFPEDKSEVDFPEGNIGRLWFSIEYEQESERLLISLIKVRNLQPPADCCSPFVKVCLLPDERSYLQSKTKRKTLNPQFDENFVFQVSSKMLLERTLKFLVYHVDKQKKHHLLGQVTFPLKNETLTDDNKLVIWRDLEKSNLEPPSEHGDIQFSLSYNDYLGRLTVVVLRARGLKLQEESHAGSVYVEVSLMNHNKFIKSKKTAAVLGSPSPVYNETFSFKADQTELDTASLSLSVIQSIKGEKTHALGRVVVGPFMYARGKELEHWNEVISKPKELVKRWHALCYST; from the exons ATGCCCG AACAAGCAGTTGCTGTTGCTGGAGGTATAATAGGAGGgatctttttatttgttctcaTTGGAATAACTGGATACCTTCTCTGGAAGAAATTTTGCTACCTCCTTTCTTATGAAAAGCTCACCAGTCCTATCCAAATGACGAATACAAATGGTATTTTTCACAATCAGTCAGCTTCTGAAATTCaactaaaaagcaaaag ATTCAGAAGCGTTCCATTTATCATTCCACCGACACTGCGTGGGCAAGACTGGATTAACCTGACAAATGGAGAGCAGGTTCAGGAAGCCAGTGACCCCTCCATGATTCCTCAGTCCGGGCCACGGTCATCATTTCATTCTTTGG cAGGAGCTTATGTTGTAGGGACCGTTAACCCAGACCTGTACAAGTTTCCTGAAGACAAAAGTGAGGTGGATTTTCCTGAAGGCAACATTGGCCGCCTCTGGTTCTCCATAGAATACGAGCAAGAATCAGAAAGGCTCCTCATCTCCTTGATCAAAGTTAGAAatctgcagcctcctgctgaTTGCTGTAGTCCATTTGTGAAAGTCTGCCTGCTGCCCGATGAAAGAAGCTACTTGCAGTCCAAAACAAAACGTAAAACTCTTAATCCACAGTTTGatgaaaactttgtttttcag GTTTCCAGTAAAATGTTGCTTGAAAGGACTCTGAAGTTTTTGGTTTATCATGTTGATAAACAGAAGAAGCATCATCTGCTAGGCCAAGTTACCTTcccactgaaaaatgaaacactaaCTGATGACAACAAACTAGTCATATGGAGAGATCTGGAAAAATCAAACTTGGAG CCACCTTCAGAGCATGGGGACATCCAGTTCTCCCTCAGCTACAATGACTACCTGGGCCGTCTCACCGTAGTGGTTCTGAGGGCAAGAGGGCTGAAGCTCCAGGAGGAGAGCCATGCTGGCA gTGTGTACGTCGAAGTCTCACTAATGAACCATAATAAATTTATCAAAAGTAAAAAGACAGCAGCTGTTCTGGGATCTCCCAGTCCAGTGTATAATGAAACTTTCAGTTTCAAGGCAGATCagacagagctggacacagcaaGCCTGAGTCTATCCGTCATCCAGAGTATCAAGGGAGAAA aaacACATGCGCTAGGACGTGTAGTAGTTGGACCTTTCATGTACGCCCGTGGCAAAGAACTGGAACACTGGAATGAAGTGATCAGCAAACCCAAGGAGTTGGTCAAACGATGGCATGCTCTCTGCTACAGCACGTAA
- the LOC135990822 gene encoding synaptotagmin-15-like isoform X2, with translation MPEQAVAVAGGIIGGIFLFVLIGITGYLLWKKFCYLLSYEKLTSPIQMTNTNGIFHNQSASEIQLKSKRFRSVPFIIPPTLRGQDWINLTNGEQVQEASDPSMIPQSGPRSSFHSLGAYVVGTVNPDLYKFPEDKSEVDFPEGNIGRLWFSIEYEQESERLLISLIKVRNLQPPADCCSPFVKVCLLPDERSYLQSKTKRKTLNPQFDENFVFQVSSKMLLERTLKFLVYHVDKQKKHHLLGQVTFPLKNETLTDDNKLVIWRDLEKSNLEPPSEHGDIQFSLSYNDYLGRLTVVVLRARGLKLQEESHAGSVYVEVSLMNHNKFIKSKKTAAVLGSPSPVYNETFSFKADQTELDTASLSLSVIQSIKGEKTHALGRVVVGPFMYARGKELEHWNEVISKPKELVKRWHALCYST, from the exons ATGCCCG AACAAGCAGTTGCTGTTGCTGGAGGTATAATAGGAGGgatctttttatttgttctcaTTGGAATAACTGGATACCTTCTCTGGAAGAAATTTTGCTACCTCCTTTCTTATGAAAAGCTCACCAGTCCTATCCAAATGACGAATACAAATGGTATTTTTCACAATCAGTCAGCTTCTGAAATTCaactaaaaagcaaaag ATTCAGAAGCGTTCCATTTATCATTCCACCGACACTGCGTGGGCAAGACTGGATTAACCTGACAAATGGAGAGCAGGTTCAGGAAGCCAGTGACCCCTCCATGATTCCTCAGTCCGGGCCACGGTCATCATTTCATTCTTTGG GAGCTTATGTTGTAGGGACCGTTAACCCAGACCTGTACAAGTTTCCTGAAGACAAAAGTGAGGTGGATTTTCCTGAAGGCAACATTGGCCGCCTCTGGTTCTCCATAGAATACGAGCAAGAATCAGAAAGGCTCCTCATCTCCTTGATCAAAGTTAGAAatctgcagcctcctgctgaTTGCTGTAGTCCATTTGTGAAAGTCTGCCTGCTGCCCGATGAAAGAAGCTACTTGCAGTCCAAAACAAAACGTAAAACTCTTAATCCACAGTTTGatgaaaactttgtttttcag GTTTCCAGTAAAATGTTGCTTGAAAGGACTCTGAAGTTTTTGGTTTATCATGTTGATAAACAGAAGAAGCATCATCTGCTAGGCCAAGTTACCTTcccactgaaaaatgaaacactaaCTGATGACAACAAACTAGTCATATGGAGAGATCTGGAAAAATCAAACTTGGAG CCACCTTCAGAGCATGGGGACATCCAGTTCTCCCTCAGCTACAATGACTACCTGGGCCGTCTCACCGTAGTGGTTCTGAGGGCAAGAGGGCTGAAGCTCCAGGAGGAGAGCCATGCTGGCA gTGTGTACGTCGAAGTCTCACTAATGAACCATAATAAATTTATCAAAAGTAAAAAGACAGCAGCTGTTCTGGGATCTCCCAGTCCAGTGTATAATGAAACTTTCAGTTTCAAGGCAGATCagacagagctggacacagcaaGCCTGAGTCTATCCGTCATCCAGAGTATCAAGGGAGAAA aaacACATGCGCTAGGACGTGTAGTAGTTGGACCTTTCATGTACGCCCGTGGCAAAGAACTGGAACACTGGAATGAAGTGATCAGCAAACCCAAGGAGTTGGTCAAACGATGGCATGCTCTCTGCTACAGCACGTAA